In Rhizobium binae, one genomic interval encodes:
- a CDS encoding gamma-glutamyl-gamma-aminobutyrate hydrolase family protein: MLQSVSPLVGISTCIRPIEGQDWHAVQDKYIVAMAAGAHLAPVLLPAFGPDYAKSIISHLDGLFLTGSLSNVAPEIYGASQEIEGDFLDPKRDETAISLIKLAIQQDIPLFGVCRGLQELNVALGGTLCARLHTRPDKIDHRATANATKDMRYGKAHSVSLTGGSLLSVLVGEDTIEVNSLHEQGIDQLGANLEIEALAPDGVIEAVRVRDAGFAVAVQWHPEWHFWEDPPSQALFKAFGEAVQRRAYQRRRSAAQPLSV, encoded by the coding sequence ATGCTGCAGAGCGTCTCTCCTCTCGTAGGAATCTCCACCTGCATTCGGCCAATCGAGGGTCAAGATTGGCATGCCGTGCAGGACAAATACATTGTCGCAATGGCAGCCGGCGCACACCTTGCCCCCGTTTTGTTGCCAGCCTTTGGCCCCGACTATGCGAAGAGTATCATCTCGCACCTTGATGGGCTGTTCTTGACTGGCAGCCTCTCCAACGTTGCACCAGAGATTTACGGTGCTTCGCAGGAGATCGAAGGTGATTTTCTTGATCCCAAACGTGATGAAACCGCCATTAGCCTCATTAAATTAGCGATCCAACAGGACATTCCGCTGTTTGGTGTTTGCAGAGGTTTGCAAGAGCTGAATGTCGCCTTGGGCGGCACCTTGTGTGCCCGGCTGCACACGCGGCCCGACAAGATTGATCATCGAGCTACTGCAAATGCGACCAAGGACATGCGCTACGGCAAGGCGCACTCCGTGAGCTTGACCGGCGGCTCATTGTTGTCGGTATTGGTTGGGGAAGACACCATCGAAGTGAATTCACTACATGAGCAAGGAATAGATCAACTGGGAGCAAACCTGGAGATCGAGGCGCTGGCACCGGATGGAGTGATAGAGGCCGTGCGCGTTCGGGACGCCGGGTTTGCTGTCGCCGTTCAATGGCATCCGGAATGGCACTTTTGGGAGGATCCGCCGTCGCAGGCACTTTTCAAGGCCTTTGGAGAGGCCGTGCAGCGGCGCGCATATCAAAGGCGCCGTTCCGCTGCTCAGCCGTTATCCGTTTAA
- a CDS encoding D-2-hydroxyacid dehydrogenase gives MKDLTSAVEHRQEHRFARSRDARSVAKILVYHPEPEDYVVGIRRALPDAEVVFGSDPDFLRQHIGDTEIILAPRFPVDALEDAQRLKWIQSTNSGVDFLVPVRERLQNTLVTNARGVHGEVMADYVLGTVTMLHWDFPDLLRQQAAQQWKPKFVDPLSGKTIGIVGLGAIGAEIARRAKSAGMTVLGMRRGSARLGEPVDQYYTREEFDEFLSRSDFVVLVVPATTETYKLVGAKELSAMKRSGYLINISRGSVVDELALIRAIGEGQIAGAALDVFEVEPLPPTNPLWTMPNVIVTSHIAGNPTEYPRRILEIFVENARRYLAGEDLINVVNLARGY, from the coding sequence ATGAAAGACCTCACTTCGGCGGTGGAGCATAGACAAGAGCATCGCTTCGCGAGATCGCGAGACGCGCGGTCGGTCGCCAAAATACTTGTCTACCATCCCGAGCCGGAAGATTATGTTGTAGGCATTCGCCGGGCGCTTCCGGATGCAGAGGTGGTTTTTGGTTCTGATCCCGATTTTCTAAGACAGCACATCGGCGATACCGAAATCATATTGGCCCCGCGGTTTCCTGTGGACGCGCTCGAGGATGCACAACGGCTCAAATGGATTCAGTCGACGAATTCAGGCGTAGACTTTCTCGTGCCGGTTCGCGAGCGCCTACAGAATACCTTGGTCACCAATGCTCGTGGCGTGCACGGCGAGGTTATGGCTGACTACGTCTTGGGCACAGTGACGATGTTGCACTGGGACTTTCCGGACTTGCTGCGTCAGCAGGCCGCGCAACAGTGGAAACCAAAATTTGTTGATCCGCTGTCAGGTAAAACGATCGGCATTGTTGGCTTGGGGGCAATCGGTGCGGAGATAGCGAGAAGAGCAAAGTCGGCTGGGATGACTGTCTTGGGTATGAGGCGCGGATCCGCGCGGCTCGGCGAACCAGTCGATCAATATTATACTAGAGAAGAATTCGACGAGTTTCTCTCTCGGTCCGACTTTGTCGTGCTGGTGGTGCCAGCGACCACCGAGACTTACAAGCTGGTAGGCGCGAAGGAGTTGAGCGCAATGAAGCGCTCGGGCTACCTGATCAATATTTCTCGCGGATCGGTTGTGGATGAGTTGGCTCTCATAAGAGCAATTGGAGAGGGTCAGATCGCCGGCGCTGCTCTTGACGTGTTTGAGGTAGAGCCGCTTCCGCCTACGAATCCTCTTTGGACGATGCCGAACGTCATTGTCACATCGCACATCGCAGGAAATCCAACGGAGTATCCTCGGCGTATACTTGAAATTTTTGTCGAGAACGCCAGGCGATATCTGGCTGGCGAAGATCTCATCAACGTCGTGAACCTGGCGAGGGGGTATTAG
- a CDS encoding M24 family metallopeptidase — MGTNLNFSKAEYDTRVRNVQSDMRSQGLEALLAFEPESITYLTGFLSPRGYNCFHFAIIPVDGDPVLFFRDLEAYHFQRSAAFERNFRWADGDDVDALAVGAIKSIVGESAKVGIEKFAWQLNASRYERLTGLLPKTLAIIDAGNLVRKRRLIKSPAEIDYQRRAGRAAEAAMDAARKVARAGERERDIGAAVAAAMVVAGSDRAEPGPIASGEAAKSIHCMYTDRILHAGDTVQLEMCPHVQNYHARFMRPLKVGHATAAEKRLADQLFKIQDRALSEIAPGVGATVPDQIYREGVAATGIVERYINKTFYSVGLMLYPNGAEYLEVTPKSTWSFQVGMTFHTYLVVDGFAVSETIAITATGYEKLTNYPRELIVS, encoded by the coding sequence ATGGGCACGAACCTCAACTTCTCGAAGGCAGAGTACGACACTAGAGTTCGAAATGTGCAGTCTGACATGCGATCTCAGGGTCTCGAGGCGCTGCTGGCTTTTGAACCGGAATCGATCACCTACCTGACCGGTTTCCTTTCGCCCAGAGGTTACAACTGCTTTCATTTTGCCATCATTCCTGTCGATGGGGATCCCGTTCTATTCTTTCGCGATCTGGAAGCTTACCATTTTCAACGAAGCGCCGCGTTCGAGAGAAATTTTCGCTGGGCGGACGGAGACGACGTCGACGCTCTCGCTGTAGGCGCAATCAAATCAATTGTCGGAGAATCGGCCAAGGTTGGGATCGAGAAGTTCGCTTGGCAACTGAACGCAAGTCGGTACGAAAGGCTCACAGGTCTGCTGCCGAAGACTTTGGCGATCATAGACGCTGGCAACCTCGTTCGGAAACGACGCCTCATCAAGTCTCCGGCCGAGATAGACTACCAACGGCGCGCAGGACGCGCGGCTGAAGCGGCAATGGATGCTGCGCGCAAGGTGGCCCGTGCGGGAGAGCGCGAAAGAGATATAGGCGCTGCCGTTGCGGCAGCCATGGTGGTCGCTGGCAGTGACCGGGCCGAGCCGGGACCGATCGCGTCGGGCGAGGCCGCGAAGTCCATTCATTGCATGTACACGGATCGTATCCTGCATGCCGGTGATACAGTTCAGTTAGAAATGTGCCCTCACGTCCAAAACTATCATGCACGTTTCATGCGCCCGCTTAAAGTCGGGCATGCAACAGCCGCAGAAAAGCGACTAGCGGATCAGCTATTCAAGATTCAGGATCGGGCATTGTCCGAGATAGCTCCCGGCGTTGGAGCAACCGTGCCAGATCAGATCTACCGAGAGGGGGTCGCCGCAACGGGAATAGTAGAACGGTATATAAATAAGACATTCTACTCGGTCGGATTGATGCTCTATCCAAATGGAGCTGAGTATTTGGAAGTCACGCCGAAATCAACGTGGTCATTCCAAGTCGGCATGACGTTTCATACCTATCTCGTCGTAGATGGTTTTGCCGTAAGCGAAACGATCGCCATTACTGCCACTGGGTATGAAAAACTCACAAACTATCCTCGGGAGCTTATTGTATCATGA
- a CDS encoding ABC transporter permease subunit, which yields MSTGAATARTHSGVQCESFFSELLRRHGFLLLMLPALLLLGAVYGVPIFRLLATSFGANEWSLDSYKVALTDRYMWKVLLSTLRLSAEVTAFCLLLGYPVAYLMIRSGPRWTQVLTILVVLPMWTSVLVRSYAWIVVLGRNGIVNQLLADGGLISEPLTLLYNRFGVYVGMVHIMLPYMILPLYAAMKRVDLRLVDAARSAGAGGLAAFTLVFVPLTASGIVAGSLLVFILSLGFFVTPALLGGAGDVTYVMLIERQLNESLNWELAAAMAVILLVATLILVAMYWRLVGITGQDGASRGHVTPSRTLRTATRALAAWQSAFSSSSSASRLVTPVLGWAVIGFLIAPILILFPLSLSASPFLEFPPRGFSLQWYQNYFNRPDWIAATWVSIKVATLTMFAATLLGTLAAIGIVRGRFLGARLATGFLVSPSIVPTLITAVAVYFQFARFQLVGTITGLVLAHVVLALPLVVIVVSGALRSIDIRPEQAARSLGATPMTAFLKVTLPAIKPGIITAAFFAFLASFDDVVLALFLSGTSATTLPKRMWDGVRFEVDPTIAAVSTLMIMVSIALLVAPQLASLRSRPAGRTDG from the coding sequence ATGAGTACAGGAGCTGCGACAGCCAGAACACACTCGGGTGTTCAGTGCGAGAGTTTTTTTTCAGAGCTGCTCCGCCGCCACGGCTTCCTGCTGCTCATGCTTCCGGCGCTTTTACTATTGGGTGCGGTTTATGGGGTGCCCATTTTTAGGCTGCTCGCCACCAGTTTCGGCGCCAATGAATGGTCCTTGGACAGCTACAAGGTAGCGCTGACGGATCGCTATATGTGGAAGGTGCTTCTAAGCACTCTCCGTTTATCGGCAGAGGTCACAGCATTCTGCCTGCTTCTGGGCTATCCCGTTGCCTATCTAATGATCAGGTCCGGCCCTCGCTGGACCCAAGTCCTCACAATCCTAGTCGTATTACCTATGTGGACCAGTGTACTCGTGCGATCATACGCATGGATTGTGGTGTTAGGCCGCAACGGGATTGTAAACCAGCTTCTGGCGGATGGCGGGCTGATCTCAGAACCTCTCACACTCTTGTACAATCGGTTCGGCGTCTACGTCGGCATGGTTCATATTATGCTGCCTTATATGATCCTGCCGCTCTACGCAGCCATGAAACGTGTTGATCTGCGACTCGTAGATGCGGCGAGAAGCGCCGGTGCTGGCGGACTAGCAGCTTTCACCTTGGTATTCGTTCCTCTTACCGCGTCCGGGATTGTGGCGGGATCCCTTCTCGTCTTTATCTTAAGTCTTGGTTTCTTCGTCACGCCGGCATTGCTGGGAGGGGCTGGCGACGTAACATATGTCATGCTTATCGAGCGCCAACTGAATGAGTCCCTCAACTGGGAACTTGCGGCGGCAATGGCGGTTATCCTGCTGGTCGCGACCCTGATACTTGTTGCCATGTATTGGAGGCTCGTAGGAATTACCGGCCAGGACGGGGCGAGTCGTGGGCATGTGACACCGAGCCGGACACTGCGCACTGCAACGCGTGCGCTTGCTGCTTGGCAGTCCGCATTCAGTTCCAGTTCGTCCGCCAGCCGCCTCGTCACGCCGGTACTGGGCTGGGCTGTTATCGGATTTCTGATAGCCCCCATCTTGATCTTGTTCCCCCTTAGCTTGAGCGCCTCGCCGTTTCTGGAATTTCCACCACGTGGGTTCTCGTTGCAATGGTATCAGAACTATTTCAATCGACCTGATTGGATCGCGGCTACCTGGGTTAGTATCAAGGTCGCGACCCTAACAATGTTTGCAGCCACGCTGTTGGGGACCCTAGCTGCCATCGGCATCGTGCGGGGGCGCTTTCTGGGGGCTCGTCTTGCAACCGGGTTTCTGGTGTCGCCTTCGATCGTGCCGACCCTGATAACAGCCGTGGCCGTTTACTTCCAGTTTGCACGGTTCCAGTTGGTTGGAACCATCACTGGACTGGTACTCGCTCACGTGGTGCTGGCTCTGCCGTTGGTTGTAATCGTCGTTTCAGGCGCATTGCGCAGCATCGACATCCGACCGGAGCAGGCGGCTCGTAGCCTGGGGGCCACTCCGATGACAGCTTTTCTCAAGGTTACTCTGCCAGCGATCAAACCGGGTATTATTACAGCAGCTTTCTTTGCCTTCCTCGCTTCCTTCGATGATGTCGTCCTCGCATTATTCCTCAGCGGTACGTCGGCAACCACCCTTCCGAAGCGAATGTGGGATGGAGTCCGCTTCGAAGTCGACCCAACCATCGCTGCCGTTTCCACATTGATGATCATGGTCTCAATCGCTCTCTTGGTGGCGCCACAACTCGCTTCACTGAGATCTCGCCCGGCTGGACGCACCGATGGGTGA